A stretch of the Panthera uncia isolate 11264 chromosome D1, Puncia_PCG_1.0, whole genome shotgun sequence genome encodes the following:
- the CDC42BPG gene encoding serine/threonine-protein kinase MRCK gamma isoform X1 has product MERRLRALEQLARGEAGGGPGLDGLLDLLLGLHHELSSAPLRRERNVAQFLSWAGPFVTKVKELRLQRDDFEILKVIGRGAFGEVAVVRQRDSGQIFAMKMLHKWEMLKRAETACFREERDVLVKGDSRWVTTLHYAFQDEEYLYLVMDYYAGGDLLTLLSRFEDRLPPELAQFYLAEMVLAIHSLHQLGYVHRDVKPDNVLLDMNGHIRLADFGSCLRLNNNGMVDSSVAVGTPDYISPEILQAMEEGKGHYGPQCDWWSLGVCAYELLFGETPFYAESLVETYGKIMNHEDHLQFPADAPDVPASAQDLIRQLLCRQEERLGRGGLDDFRNHPFFEGVDWERLATSTAPYIPELRGPVDTSNFDVDDDTLNHPGTLPPPSHGAFSGHHLPFVGFTYTSGSPGPESSSEQLPALERKLRCLEQEKTELSRKLQEALQVSSDHRELERLQKEVQTLRHRLSETPRGSKASLSQTDGGSPGRDSDLRRERDRLLRELAEAQAGLQAQAGELCRAQERQEELLQRLREAQEREAATASQTQALSSRLEEAQDTSRRLQAQVATLCREVTQLQRQRERSIEKESLRVKTIHAASETNGTGLPEGGPQEAQLRKEVAALRVQLEQARGHGLSGKEEALCRLQEENQRLSLEQERLVEELEREQQSKQQLEGERRQTESNWEAQIADILSWVNDEKVSRGYLQALATKMAEELESLRNVGTQTPPTRPLDHQWKARRLQKMEASARLELQSALEAEIRAKQSLQEQLTQVQEAQRQADSRLQEAEQQSRGLRQELAALREELQARGPADTKPSNSLIPFLSLRSSEKDSTKDPGISGEALRPGMEPELKPEGRRSLRLGAVFPRAPAAVTTPTEVPPAKPGSHSLRPRSFPSPTKCLRCTSLMLGLGRQGLGCDACGYFCHSACAPQAPPCPVPPDLLRTALGVHPETGTGTAYEGFLSVSWGWGGGGWRGRAESPAGPPPCLPFPQVPRPSGVRRGWQRVFAALSDSRLLLFDAPDPRLSPASGALLQALDLRDPQFSATPVLASDVIHAQSRDLPRIFRVTASQLTVPPAMCNVLLLAESEAERERWLQVLGELQRLLLDTRPRPRPVYTLKEAYDNGLPLLPHTLCAAIIDQERLALGTEEGLFVIHLHSNDIFQVGECRRVQRLAVSPTAGLLVVLCGRGPSVRLFALAKLESAEVAGAKIPESRGCQVLAAGCILQARTPVLCVAVKRQVLCYQLGPGPGPWQRRIRELQAPAPVQSLGLLGDRLCVGAAGTFALYPLLNEAAPLALGASLVPEELSPSRGGLGEALGAVELSLSEFLLLFATAGVYVDSAGRKSRVPELLWPAVPTGWGYAAPYLTVFSENSIDVFDVRKAEWVQTVPLKKVRPLNPEGSLFLFGTEKVRLTYLRNRLAEKDEFDIPDLTDNSRRQLFRTKSKRHFFFRVSEEQRQQRRRELLKDPFVRSKLISPPSNFNHLVHVGPTDGKPGARDLPPQAPGGKGRGTRGSGPQRPHSFSEASRRPASVGSDGLPGDADAVKRKPWTSLSSESVSCSQGSLSPADSLIQVSERPRSLPPAPESEGSP; this is encoded by the exons GGCAGATTTTTGCCATGAAGATGCTGCACAAGTGGGAGATGCTGAAGAGGGCCGAG ACTGCCTGTTTCCGGGAAGAGCGGGACGTTCTGGTGAAGGGGGACAGCCGCTGGGTGACCACTCTGCATTATGCCTTCCAAGATGAGGAATACCTG TACCTGGTGATGGACTACTATGCCGGTGGGGACCTCCTCACTCTTTTGAGCCGCTTTGAGGACCGCCTTCCGCCCGAGCTGGCCCAGTTCTACCTGGCTGAGATGGTGCTGGCCATCCACTCTCTGCACCAGCTGGGCTACGTGCACAG GGATGTCAAGCCGGACAATGTCCTGTTGGACATGAACGGGCACATCCGCTTGGCTGACTTCGGCTCCTGTCTACGTCTCAACAACAATGGCATG GTGGATTCGTCAGTGGCAGTAGGGACACCAGACTACATCTCCCCCGAGATCCTGCAAGCCATGGAGGAGGGCAAGGGCCACTATGGCCCACAGTGCGACTGGTGGTCACTGGGAGTCTGTGCCTATGAGCTGCTCTTCGGGGAGACGCCCTTCTATGCTGAATCCCTGGTGGAAACCTACGGCAagatcatgaaccatgag GACCACCTGCAGTTTCCCGCGGATGCACCTGACGTGCCGGCCAGCGCCCAAGACCTGATCCGCCAATTGCTGTGCCGCCAGGAGGAGCGCCTGGGCCGCGGGGGGCTGGATGACTTCCGGAACCACCCCTTCTTTGAAGGCGTGGACTGGGAGCGGCTGGCAACCAGCACTGCCCCCTACATCCCTGAGCTTCGCGGGCCTGTGGACACCTCCAACTTCGATGTGGACGATGACACTCTCAACCATCca gggaccctgcccccaccctcccacgGGGCCTTCTCGGGCCACCACCTGCCATTTGTGGGTTTCACCTACACTTCGGGCAG TCCGGGCCCTGAGAGCAGCTCTGAGCAGCTGCCTGCCCTAGAGCGGAAGCTCCGTTGTCTGGAGCAGGAGAAGACGGAGCTGAGCCGGAAGCTCCAAG AGGCCCTGCAGGTGTCCTCAGACCATCGGGAGCTGGAGCGGCTACAGAAGGAAGTGCAGACTCTGCGGCACAGGCTGTCAG AGACGCCGAGGGGCAGCAAGGCTTCCTTATCCCAGACGGACGGTGGTAGCCCAGGCCGGGACTCGGACCTACGGCGGGAGAGAGACCGGCTCCTCCGG GAGCTGGCCGAGGCTCAGGCAGGGCTGCAGGCCCAGGCAGGGGAACTATGCAGAGCCCAGGAGCGGCAGGAGGAGCTGCTCCAGAGGCTGCGGGAGgcccaggagagagaggcagccaCGGCCAGccagacccaggctctgagctcccgGCTGGAGGAAGCCCAGGATACCAGcaggagg CTGCAGGCCCAGGTGGCCACCCTGTGCCGGGAGGTGACACAGCTCCAGAGACAGCGGGAGCGAAGCATTGAGAAGGAATCTTTGAGGGTCAAG ACCATCCACGCCGCCTCTGAGACCAACGGCACGGGGCTGCCCGAGGGCGGGCCTCAGGAAGCGCAGCTGAGGAAGGAGGTGGCCGCCCTGCGTGTGCAGCTGGAGCAGGCCCGTGGCCACGG GCTGAGTGGGAAGGAGGAGGCCCTGTGCCGGCTCCAAGAAGAGAACCAGCGGCTGAGCCTGGAGCAGGAGCGG CTGGTAGAGGAGCTGGAGAGGGAGCAGCAGAGCAAGCAGCAGCTGGAGGGTGAACGGAGGCAGACGGAGAGCAACTGGGAGGCCCAGATTGCCGACATCCTCAGCTG GGTGAACGATGAGAAGGTCTCAAGAGGCTACCTGCAGGCCCTGGCCACCAAGATGGCCGAGGAGCTGGAGTCCCTGCGGAACGTGggcacccagacgccccccaccCGGCCGCTG GACCACCAGTGGAAGGCACGGCGGCTACAGAAGATGGAGGCCTCGGCCAGGCTGGAGCTGCAGTCGGCGCTGGAGGCCGAGATCCGGGCCAAGCAGAGCCTGCAGGAGCAGCTGACGCAGGTGCAGGAGGCCCAGCGGCAGGCCGACAG CCGTCTGCAGGAGGCCGAGCAGCAGAGCCGGGGCCTGCGGCAGGAGCTGGCCGCGCTGCGGGAAGAACTGCAGGCCCGTGGGCCGGCGG ACACTAAGCCCTCAAATTCCCTGATTCCCTTCCTGTCCCTCCGGAGCTCAGAG AAGGATTCCACCAAGGATCCTGGCATCTCAGGAGAGGCCCTGAGGCCCGGTATGGAGCCCGAGCTGAAGCCAGAGGGCCGCCGCAGCCTGCGTCTGGGG GCTGTGTTCCCCAGAGCGCCCGCTGCTGTCACCACCCCTACAGAAGTTCCTCCCGCAAAG cccGGCTCACACTCACTGCGGCCCCGGAgcttcccatcccccaccaagTGTCTCCGCTGCACCTCGCTGATGCTGGGCCTGGGCCGCCAGGGCCTGGGCTGTGACG CCTGTGGTTACTTCTGTCACTCGGCCTGTGCCCCCcaggccccgccctgccccgtGCCCCCTGACCTCCTCCGCACGGCCCTGGGAGTGCACCCCGAAACGGGCACAGGCACGGCCTACGAGGGCTTCCTGTCGgtgagctggggctggggagggggaggctggcgTGGGCGGGCCGAGAGCCCGGCAGGCCCCCCCCCATGCCTGCCTTTCCCACAGGTGCCACGGCCCTCGGGGGTCCGGCGGGGCTGGCAGCGGGTGTTCGCCGCCCTCAGTGACTCCCGCCTGCTGCTGTTTGACGCCCCTGATCCACGGCTCAGCCCGGCCAGCGGGGCCCTCCTACAGGCGCTGGATCTGAG GGACCCTCAGTTCTCAGCCACCCCCGTCCTGGCCTCTGATGTTATTCATGCCCAGTCCCGGGACCTGCCACGCATCTTTAGG GTGACGGCCTCCCAGCTGACGGTGCCCCCTGCCATGTGCAACGTGTTGCTGCTGGCAGAGAGTGAGGCTGAGCGGGAGCGCTGGCTGCAGGTGCTGGGCGAGCTGCAGCGGCTGCTTCTGGACACGCGGCCAAGGCCTCGGCCTGTGTACACGCTCAAGGAAGCCTATGACAACGGGCTGCCCCTGCTGCCCCACACGCTCTGCGCCGCCATCATCG ACCAGGAACGGCTTGCTCTGGGCACCGAGGAGGGGCTGTTTGTGATCCACCTGCACAGCAACG ACATCTTCCAGGTGGGCGAGTGCCGGCGGGTTCAGCGGCTGGCCGTGAGCCCCACCGCGGGCCTTCTGGTTGTGCTGTGCGGCCGTGGCCCCAGCGTGCGCCTCTTCGCCCTTGCCAAGCTGGAGAGCGCGGAGGTGGCGGGTGCCAAGATCCCCGAGTCTCGAGGCTGCCAGGTGCTGGCAGCCGGGTGCATCCTGCAGGCCCGCACGCCCGTGCTCTGCGTAGCCGTCAAGCGCCAGGTGCTCTGCTACCAGCTGGGCCCGGGCCCGGGGCCCTGGCAGCGCCGCATCCGTGAGCTTCAGGCACCGGCACCCGTGCAGAGCCTGGGGCTGCTGGGCGACCGGCTGTGCGTGGGAGCAGCCGGGACCTTCGCACTCTACCCGCTGCTCAACGAGGCCGCTCCCTTGGCCCTAGGGGCCAGTCTGGTGCCCGAGGAGCTGTCACCATCCCGCGGGGGCCTGGGCGAGGCGCTGGGCGCCGTGGAGCTCAGCCTTAGTGAGTTCCTGCTGCTGTTCGCCACGGCCGGGGTCTACGTGGACAGCGCCGGCCGCAAGTCCCGCGTCCCTGAGTTGCTGTGGCCGGCGGTGCCCACGGGCTGGG GTTATGCAGCCCCCTACCTGACAGTGTTCAGCGAGAATTCCATCGACGTGTTTGACGTAAGGAAAGCAGAATGGGTCCAGACGGTGCCACTCAAGAAG GTGCGACCCCTAAACCCAGAGGGCTCCCTGTTCCTCTTTGGCACGGAGAAGGTCCGCCTGACCTACCTCAGGAACCGGCTGGCAG AGAAGGACGAGTTCGACATCCCCGACCTCACTGACAACAGCCGGCGCCAGCTGTTCCGCACCAAGAGCAAGCGCCACTTCTTCTTCCGCGTGTCGGAGGAGCAGCGGCAGCAGCGGCGCAG GGAGTTGCTGAAGGACCCCTTTGTGCGCTCCAAGCTCATCTCGCCGCCCTCCAACTTCAACCACCTGGTGCACGTGGGCCCCACGGACGGGAAGCCCGGCGCCAGGGATCTGCCCCCG caggctccaggaggGAAGGGCCGAGGTACCCGCGGCTCCGGCCCGCAGCGTCCCCACAGCTTCTCGGAGGCCTCGAGGCGGCCAGCCTCCGTGGGCAGCGACGGGCTCCCTGGAGACGCGGACGCCG TGAAGAGGAAGCCTTGGACCTCTCTGTCCAGTGAGTCCGTGTCCTGCTCCCAGGGATCTCTGAGCCCCGCAGACTCCCTGATTCAG GTCTCAGAACGGCCCCGgagcctgcccccagcccctgaatCAGAGGGTTCCCCCTGA
- the CDC42BPG gene encoding serine/threonine-protein kinase MRCK gamma isoform X4, which produces MERRLRALEQLARGEAGGGPGLDGLLDLLLGLHHELSSAPLRRERNVAQFLSWAGPFVTKVKELRLQRDDFEILKVIGRGAFGEVAVVRQRDSGQIFAMKMLHKWEMLKRAETACFREERDVLVKGDSRWVTTLHYAFQDEEYLYLVMDYYAGGDLLTLLSRFEDRLPPELAQFYLAEMVLAIHSLHQLGYVHRDVKPDNVLLDMNGHIRLADFGSCLRLNNNGMVDSSVAVGTPDYISPEILQAMEEGKGHYGPQCDWWSLGVCAYELLFGETPFYAESLVETYGKIMNHEDHLQFPADAPDVPASAQDLIRQLLCRQEERLGRGGLDDFRNHPFFEGVDWERLATSTAPYIPELRGPVDTSNFDVDDDTLNHPGTLPPPSHGAFSGHHLPFVGFTYTSGSPGPESSSEQLPALERKLRCLEQEKTELSRKLQEALQVSSDHRELERLQKEVQTLRHRLSETPRGSKASLSQTDGGSPGRDSDLRRERDRLLRELAEAQAGLQAQAGELCRAQERQEELLQRLREAQEREAATASQTQALSSRLEEAQDTSRRLQAQVATLCREVTQLQRQRERSIEKESLRVKTIHAASETNGTGLPEGGPQEAQLRKEVAALRVQLEQARGHGLSGKEEALCRLQEENQRLSLEQERLVEELEREQQSKQQLEGERRQTESNWEAQIADILSWVNDEKVSRGYLQALATKMAEELESLRNVGTQTPPTRPLDHQWKARRLQKMEASARLELQSALEAEIRAKQSLQEQLTQVQEAQRQADSRLQEAEQQSRGLRQELAALREELQARGPADTKPSNSLIPFLSLRSSEKDSTKDPGISGEALRPGMEPELKPEGRRSLRLGAVFPRAPAAVTTPTEVPPAKPGSHSLRPRSFPSPTKCLRCTSLMLGLGRQGLGCDACGYFCHSACAPQAPPCPVPPDLLRTALGVHPETGTGTAYEGFLSVPRPSGVRRGWQRVFAALSDSRLLLFDAPDPRLSPASGALLQALDLRDPQFSATPVLASDVIHAQSRDLPRIFRVTASQLTVPPAMCNVLLLAESEAERERWLQVLGELQRLLLDTRPRPRPVYTLKEAYDNGLPLLPHTLCAAIIDQERLALGTEEGLFVIHLHSNDIFQVGECRRVQRLAVSPTAGLLVVLCGRGPSVRLFALAKLESAEVAGAKIPESRGCQVLAAGCILQARTPVLCVAVKRQVLCYQLGPGPGPWQRRIRELQAPAPVQSLGLLGDRLCVGAAGTFALYPLLNEAAPLALGASLVPEELSPSRGGLGEALGAVELSLSEFLLLFATAGVYVDSAGRKSRVPELLWPAVPTGWGYAAPYLTVFSENSIDVFDVRKAEWVQTVPLKKVRPLNPEGSLFLFGTEKVRLTYLRNRLAEKDEFDIPDLTDNSRRQLFRTKSKRHFFFRVSEEQRQQRRRELLKDPFVRSKLISPPSNFNHLVHVGPTDGKPGARDLPPQAPGGKGRGTRGSGPQRPHSFSEASRRPASVGSDGLPGDADAVKRKPWTSLSSESVSCSQGSLSPADSLIQVSERPRSLPPAPESEGSP; this is translated from the exons GGCAGATTTTTGCCATGAAGATGCTGCACAAGTGGGAGATGCTGAAGAGGGCCGAG ACTGCCTGTTTCCGGGAAGAGCGGGACGTTCTGGTGAAGGGGGACAGCCGCTGGGTGACCACTCTGCATTATGCCTTCCAAGATGAGGAATACCTG TACCTGGTGATGGACTACTATGCCGGTGGGGACCTCCTCACTCTTTTGAGCCGCTTTGAGGACCGCCTTCCGCCCGAGCTGGCCCAGTTCTACCTGGCTGAGATGGTGCTGGCCATCCACTCTCTGCACCAGCTGGGCTACGTGCACAG GGATGTCAAGCCGGACAATGTCCTGTTGGACATGAACGGGCACATCCGCTTGGCTGACTTCGGCTCCTGTCTACGTCTCAACAACAATGGCATG GTGGATTCGTCAGTGGCAGTAGGGACACCAGACTACATCTCCCCCGAGATCCTGCAAGCCATGGAGGAGGGCAAGGGCCACTATGGCCCACAGTGCGACTGGTGGTCACTGGGAGTCTGTGCCTATGAGCTGCTCTTCGGGGAGACGCCCTTCTATGCTGAATCCCTGGTGGAAACCTACGGCAagatcatgaaccatgag GACCACCTGCAGTTTCCCGCGGATGCACCTGACGTGCCGGCCAGCGCCCAAGACCTGATCCGCCAATTGCTGTGCCGCCAGGAGGAGCGCCTGGGCCGCGGGGGGCTGGATGACTTCCGGAACCACCCCTTCTTTGAAGGCGTGGACTGGGAGCGGCTGGCAACCAGCACTGCCCCCTACATCCCTGAGCTTCGCGGGCCTGTGGACACCTCCAACTTCGATGTGGACGATGACACTCTCAACCATCca gggaccctgcccccaccctcccacgGGGCCTTCTCGGGCCACCACCTGCCATTTGTGGGTTTCACCTACACTTCGGGCAG TCCGGGCCCTGAGAGCAGCTCTGAGCAGCTGCCTGCCCTAGAGCGGAAGCTCCGTTGTCTGGAGCAGGAGAAGACGGAGCTGAGCCGGAAGCTCCAAG AGGCCCTGCAGGTGTCCTCAGACCATCGGGAGCTGGAGCGGCTACAGAAGGAAGTGCAGACTCTGCGGCACAGGCTGTCAG AGACGCCGAGGGGCAGCAAGGCTTCCTTATCCCAGACGGACGGTGGTAGCCCAGGCCGGGACTCGGACCTACGGCGGGAGAGAGACCGGCTCCTCCGG GAGCTGGCCGAGGCTCAGGCAGGGCTGCAGGCCCAGGCAGGGGAACTATGCAGAGCCCAGGAGCGGCAGGAGGAGCTGCTCCAGAGGCTGCGGGAGgcccaggagagagaggcagccaCGGCCAGccagacccaggctctgagctcccgGCTGGAGGAAGCCCAGGATACCAGcaggagg CTGCAGGCCCAGGTGGCCACCCTGTGCCGGGAGGTGACACAGCTCCAGAGACAGCGGGAGCGAAGCATTGAGAAGGAATCTTTGAGGGTCAAG ACCATCCACGCCGCCTCTGAGACCAACGGCACGGGGCTGCCCGAGGGCGGGCCTCAGGAAGCGCAGCTGAGGAAGGAGGTGGCCGCCCTGCGTGTGCAGCTGGAGCAGGCCCGTGGCCACGG GCTGAGTGGGAAGGAGGAGGCCCTGTGCCGGCTCCAAGAAGAGAACCAGCGGCTGAGCCTGGAGCAGGAGCGG CTGGTAGAGGAGCTGGAGAGGGAGCAGCAGAGCAAGCAGCAGCTGGAGGGTGAACGGAGGCAGACGGAGAGCAACTGGGAGGCCCAGATTGCCGACATCCTCAGCTG GGTGAACGATGAGAAGGTCTCAAGAGGCTACCTGCAGGCCCTGGCCACCAAGATGGCCGAGGAGCTGGAGTCCCTGCGGAACGTGggcacccagacgccccccaccCGGCCGCTG GACCACCAGTGGAAGGCACGGCGGCTACAGAAGATGGAGGCCTCGGCCAGGCTGGAGCTGCAGTCGGCGCTGGAGGCCGAGATCCGGGCCAAGCAGAGCCTGCAGGAGCAGCTGACGCAGGTGCAGGAGGCCCAGCGGCAGGCCGACAG CCGTCTGCAGGAGGCCGAGCAGCAGAGCCGGGGCCTGCGGCAGGAGCTGGCCGCGCTGCGGGAAGAACTGCAGGCCCGTGGGCCGGCGG ACACTAAGCCCTCAAATTCCCTGATTCCCTTCCTGTCCCTCCGGAGCTCAGAG AAGGATTCCACCAAGGATCCTGGCATCTCAGGAGAGGCCCTGAGGCCCGGTATGGAGCCCGAGCTGAAGCCAGAGGGCCGCCGCAGCCTGCGTCTGGGG GCTGTGTTCCCCAGAGCGCCCGCTGCTGTCACCACCCCTACAGAAGTTCCTCCCGCAAAG cccGGCTCACACTCACTGCGGCCCCGGAgcttcccatcccccaccaagTGTCTCCGCTGCACCTCGCTGATGCTGGGCCTGGGCCGCCAGGGCCTGGGCTGTGACG CCTGTGGTTACTTCTGTCACTCGGCCTGTGCCCCCcaggccccgccctgccccgtGCCCCCTGACCTCCTCCGCACGGCCCTGGGAGTGCACCCCGAAACGGGCACAGGCACGGCCTACGAGGGCTTCCTGTCG GTGCCACGGCCCTCGGGGGTCCGGCGGGGCTGGCAGCGGGTGTTCGCCGCCCTCAGTGACTCCCGCCTGCTGCTGTTTGACGCCCCTGATCCACGGCTCAGCCCGGCCAGCGGGGCCCTCCTACAGGCGCTGGATCTGAG GGACCCTCAGTTCTCAGCCACCCCCGTCCTGGCCTCTGATGTTATTCATGCCCAGTCCCGGGACCTGCCACGCATCTTTAGG GTGACGGCCTCCCAGCTGACGGTGCCCCCTGCCATGTGCAACGTGTTGCTGCTGGCAGAGAGTGAGGCTGAGCGGGAGCGCTGGCTGCAGGTGCTGGGCGAGCTGCAGCGGCTGCTTCTGGACACGCGGCCAAGGCCTCGGCCTGTGTACACGCTCAAGGAAGCCTATGACAACGGGCTGCCCCTGCTGCCCCACACGCTCTGCGCCGCCATCATCG ACCAGGAACGGCTTGCTCTGGGCACCGAGGAGGGGCTGTTTGTGATCCACCTGCACAGCAACG ACATCTTCCAGGTGGGCGAGTGCCGGCGGGTTCAGCGGCTGGCCGTGAGCCCCACCGCGGGCCTTCTGGTTGTGCTGTGCGGCCGTGGCCCCAGCGTGCGCCTCTTCGCCCTTGCCAAGCTGGAGAGCGCGGAGGTGGCGGGTGCCAAGATCCCCGAGTCTCGAGGCTGCCAGGTGCTGGCAGCCGGGTGCATCCTGCAGGCCCGCACGCCCGTGCTCTGCGTAGCCGTCAAGCGCCAGGTGCTCTGCTACCAGCTGGGCCCGGGCCCGGGGCCCTGGCAGCGCCGCATCCGTGAGCTTCAGGCACCGGCACCCGTGCAGAGCCTGGGGCTGCTGGGCGACCGGCTGTGCGTGGGAGCAGCCGGGACCTTCGCACTCTACCCGCTGCTCAACGAGGCCGCTCCCTTGGCCCTAGGGGCCAGTCTGGTGCCCGAGGAGCTGTCACCATCCCGCGGGGGCCTGGGCGAGGCGCTGGGCGCCGTGGAGCTCAGCCTTAGTGAGTTCCTGCTGCTGTTCGCCACGGCCGGGGTCTACGTGGACAGCGCCGGCCGCAAGTCCCGCGTCCCTGAGTTGCTGTGGCCGGCGGTGCCCACGGGCTGGG GTTATGCAGCCCCCTACCTGACAGTGTTCAGCGAGAATTCCATCGACGTGTTTGACGTAAGGAAAGCAGAATGGGTCCAGACGGTGCCACTCAAGAAG GTGCGACCCCTAAACCCAGAGGGCTCCCTGTTCCTCTTTGGCACGGAGAAGGTCCGCCTGACCTACCTCAGGAACCGGCTGGCAG AGAAGGACGAGTTCGACATCCCCGACCTCACTGACAACAGCCGGCGCCAGCTGTTCCGCACCAAGAGCAAGCGCCACTTCTTCTTCCGCGTGTCGGAGGAGCAGCGGCAGCAGCGGCGCAG GGAGTTGCTGAAGGACCCCTTTGTGCGCTCCAAGCTCATCTCGCCGCCCTCCAACTTCAACCACCTGGTGCACGTGGGCCCCACGGACGGGAAGCCCGGCGCCAGGGATCTGCCCCCG caggctccaggaggGAAGGGCCGAGGTACCCGCGGCTCCGGCCCGCAGCGTCCCCACAGCTTCTCGGAGGCCTCGAGGCGGCCAGCCTCCGTGGGCAGCGACGGGCTCCCTGGAGACGCGGACGCCG TGAAGAGGAAGCCTTGGACCTCTCTGTCCAGTGAGTCCGTGTCCTGCTCCCAGGGATCTCTGAGCCCCGCAGACTCCCTGATTCAG GTCTCAGAACGGCCCCGgagcctgcccccagcccctgaatCAGAGGGTTCCCCCTGA